In one Serinus canaria isolate serCan28SL12 chromosome 2, serCan2020, whole genome shotgun sequence genomic region, the following are encoded:
- the PDE7A gene encoding high affinity cAMP-specific 3',5'-cyclic phosphodiesterase 7A isoform X4 yields the protein MHCIQRRGAISYDSSDQTALYIRMLANSEIEVSVSARNVRRLLSFQRYLRSSRFFRGITVPNSSNILDDDYNGQAKCMLEKVGNWNFDIFLFDRLTNGNSLVSLTFHLFNLHGLIEHFQLDTMKLRRFLVMVQEDYHSQNPYHNAVHAADVTQAMHCYLKEPKLSKSLTPWDVLLSLIAAATHDLDHPGVNQPFLIKTNHYLATLYKNTSVLENHHWRSAVGLLRESGLFAHMSLENRQLMESQIGDLILATDISQQNEYLSMFRSHLDRGDLCLENPNHRHFILQMALKCADICNPCRTWELSKQWSEKVTEEFFHQGDIEKKYHLGVSPLCDRQTETIANIQIGFMTYLVEPLFGEWARFSNTRLSQTMLGHLGLNKASWKGMQREQSGSGDDVDPTFEEMDSDILPQEPRLS from the exons CAAATTCTGAAATCGAGGTCTCTGTGTCTGCAAGAAATGTGAGGAGGTTGCTTAGTTTCCAGCGATACCTGAGATCTTCCCGTTTTTTCCGTGGTATCACTGTTCCAAATTCTTCAAACATTTTAGATGATGATTATAATGGACAAGCAAAG tgtATGCTGGAGAAGGTTGGAAATTggaattttgatatttttctttttgacagaCTGACAAATG GAAACAGTCTAGTCAGCTTAACCTTTCATCTGTTTAACCTACATGGACTAATTGAACACTTCCAATTAGATACGATGAAACTTCGTAGATTTTTGG ttatGGTTCAAGAAGATTATCACAGTCAAAATCCTTATCATAATGCAGTTCATGCTGCTGATGTGACTCAGGCCATGCACTGTTACTTAAAAGAGCCCAAG CTTTCCAAGTCTTTAACTCCATGGGATGTCCTGCTTAGTTTAATAGCAGCTGCCACACATGATTTGGATCACCCAGGCGTTAACCAACCTTTcctaattaaaacaaatcatTACTTAGCGACTTTGTATAAG AATACCTCAGTATTAGAGAACCATCACTGGAGATCGGCAGTGGGGTTGCTGAGAGAATCTGGTTTATTTGCACATATGTCATTAGAAAACAG GCAGCTGATGGAGAGCCAGATAGGTGATCTCATTCTTGCCACAGACATCAGTCAACAAAACGAGTACCTGTCCATGTTCCGATCCCATTTGGATAGAGGAGATCTATGTTTGGAGAACCCAAACCATCGTCACTTCATCCTACAG ATGGCTTTGAAGTGTGCAGATATTTGTAACCCCTGTCGGACATGGGAGCTGAGCAAGCAGTGGAGTGAGAAAGTAACAGAGGAGTTCTTCCATCAAG gtgatattgaaaaaaaatatcacttgGGTGTGAGTCCACTTTGTGACCGACAGACAGAAACTATTGCCAACATCCAGATTG GTTTTATGACTTACTTGGTGGAACCACTGTTTGGGGAATGGGCCCGGTTTTCCAACACGAGGCTGTCACAGACAATGCTTGGCCACCTGGGACTGAACAAGGCAAGCTGGAAGGGAATGCAGAGGGAACAGTCGGGCAGCGGTGACGATGTTGACCCCACTTTTGAGGAAATGGACTCAGACATTTTACCTCAGGAACCTCGATTGTCCTGA